From one Triticum urartu cultivar G1812 unplaced genomic scaffold, Tu2.1 TuUngrouped_contig_6121, whole genome shotgun sequence genomic stretch:
- the LOC125530172 gene encoding cysteine proteinase inhibitor 8-like, which translates to MARRPLILLALLAMTLAVASAVLGGHSERLGEWGPILNVKDAHIQELGGWAVQHASLARNGLWFRRVTHGEQQVVSGMNYRLFIDAEDDSGKNAPYLAEVYEQS; encoded by the coding sequence ATGGCGCGACGACCCCTCAtcctcctcgccctcctcgcCATGACCCTCGCAGTCGCCTCAGCGGTGCTGGGCGGCCACAGTGAGAGGCTCGGCGAGTGGGGACCTATCCTGAACGTGAAGGATGCGCACATCCAGGAGCTGGGAGGGTGGGCGGTGCAGCATGCGAGCCTGGCTAGGAACGGGCTGTGGTTTCGCCGGGTCACGCATGGCGAGCAGCAGGTGGTCTCCGGCATGAACTACCGCCTCTTCATCGACGCGGAGGATGACTCCGGCAAGAACGCGCCGTACCTCGCCGAGGTCTACGAGCAGTCCTAG